From a single Candidatus Poribacteria bacterium genomic region:
- a CDS encoding Ig-like domain-containing protein: protein MKKPRNIAVLAVLAIVCAWMAGCAGCNPEPIPSGMSPTQGPETGGTTVQITGEKFDMKNGVTVTFGGKNAQSVTVPSETQITAVTPGGMAGESVSIVVTNKGKPEVPVTLSQKFTYTDATPPTVTMNEPVDGTVISDYEDSLNVMNSLTVSFSEPIDSSSVGVDVAVTKTEDSMSEPMNAMLSGTVSGSGDSVTFTSDMPMRAGRMYTVTVSGATDMAGNALESSHSFSFSITSPEMLYKYHVKEEDIQEENGEAALKRIAARPEIFDDAEMWKRLVAANQDDYIFDRSRLSVGQLLLIPRGRAWGDK, encoded by the coding sequence ATGAAAAAACCCAGAAATATAGCCGTGCTTGCTGTTCTCGCGATTGTCTGCGCGTGGATGGCAGGATGTGCTGGCTGTAATCCAGAACCGATACCCAGCGGAATGAGTCCTACGCAGGGACCCGAAACCGGCGGGACGACTGTCCAGATTACTGGCGAAAAATTTGATATGAAAAACGGCGTAACCGTGACGTTCGGTGGGAAAAATGCGCAAAGTGTAACCGTCCCAAGTGAAACACAAATCACGGCAGTGACTCCGGGTGGCATGGCAGGAGAATCCGTGTCCATCGTCGTTACGAATAAAGGAAAACCTGAAGTACCGGTCACGCTTTCACAGAAATTTACCTATACTGACGCGACGCCACCGACAGTGACAATGAACGAACCTGTCGATGGCACAGTTATCTCTGACTACGAAGATTCGCTGAATGTAATGAATAGCCTGACGGTTTCGTTTAGCGAACCGATTGACAGCAGCAGTGTTGGCGTGGATGTGGCAGTCACGAAAACGGAAGATTCGATGAGTGAACCGATGAACGCAATGCTGTCAGGGACAGTGAGCGGAAGCGGCGATTCTGTGACGTTTACATCCGATATGCCGATGCGTGCAGGACGTATGTATACTGTCACCGTCTCCGGTGCTACGGATATGGCAGGCAATGCCCTCGAAAGTTCGCACAGTTTCAGTTTTAGCATCACCAGCCCTGAAATGCTTTACAAATACCATGTGAAGGAAGAGGATATTCAGGAAGAAAACGGCGAAGCGGCACTCAAACGCATCGCTGCGCGTCCTGAGATTTTCGATGACGCAGAGATGTGGAAACGGTTAGTCGCCGCGAACCAAGACGATTATATCTTCGATCGGAGTAGACTGAGTGTGGGACAACTGTTATTGATTCCACGCGGGCGCGCTTGGGGCGATAAGTAA
- the yiaK gene encoding 3-dehydro-L-gulonate 2-dehydrogenase, with the protein MKRVPFQTLCDEFYRVLAAIGFDGARGILCARLFAENQRDGVYSHGLNRFPGFVAGLESKQINFRAQPEKIEGFGALERWDGKMGVGLVNAYFCMQRATELAEVHGIGCVGLSNTNHWMRGGAYALQAAEAGYIGICWTNTTRLMPPWGSGEKKIGNNPMAIGIPRAEGHVLLDMAMSQYSNGKLEVLQLQGKQLPLPGGYDTKGELTIEPGEILDSSRALPIGYWKGSGLALVLDTMASVISGGQATHEIGKQGSEYAVSQVYIAVNATGMMGQAALDETVAAIIDDFLESKPLNENESVRYPGEGMLRTRMESLEKGVLVDEEQWQALLEMSIS; encoded by the coding sequence ATGAAACGTGTACCTTTCCAAACTTTATGTGATGAATTTTATCGTGTGCTCGCAGCAATTGGGTTTGACGGTGCGCGCGGAATACTCTGTGCGCGACTGTTTGCCGAAAATCAGCGCGACGGCGTGTACTCGCACGGACTCAATCGTTTCCCCGGATTTGTTGCTGGACTCGAGAGCAAACAAATCAATTTCCGGGCACAGCCAGAGAAAATTGAAGGTTTCGGTGCCTTAGAACGCTGGGATGGTAAGATGGGAGTCGGACTCGTCAACGCTTACTTCTGTATGCAACGGGCAACGGAACTCGCTGAAGTCCACGGTATCGGGTGTGTTGGGCTTTCAAATACAAATCACTGGATGCGTGGCGGTGCCTATGCGTTACAAGCAGCGGAAGCCGGATATATCGGGATATGTTGGACGAATACAACCCGACTCATGCCACCGTGGGGTTCGGGAGAAAAAAAGATCGGGAATAATCCGATGGCGATTGGCATTCCAAGAGCGGAGGGACATGTTCTCCTTGATATGGCGATGAGCCAGTACTCAAACGGGAAATTGGAGGTGCTGCAGCTGCAGGGGAAACAACTGCCGTTACCGGGCGGTTACGATACCAAAGGTGAACTAACAATTGAACCCGGAGAGATTCTTGATTCTTCAAGAGCACTTCCCATCGGCTATTGGAAGGGATCGGGCTTGGCACTCGTGCTCGACACCATGGCATCCGTTATTTCAGGTGGACAGGCTACACACGAAATTGGAAAGCAGGGATCCGAATACGCTGTCTCTCAGGTGTACATCGCTGTTAACGCCACAGGCATGATGGGGCAAGCGGCGTTAGATGAAACAGTGGCAGCGATTATTGATGATTTCCTCGAATCAAAACCTTTAAATGAAAATGAGAGCGTGCGATATCCTGGAGAAGGCATGCTGCGGACGCGGATGGAGAGTCTTGAAAAGGGTGTCCTCGTAGATGAAGAGCAATGGCAGGCATTATTAGAAATGAGCATCTCTTAA
- a CDS encoding Gfo/Idh/MocA family oxidoreductase: MTLRAGIVGCGGISRSHAGAHANLEAVDLVAMCDINRDALNNRADEYGVSNRYTDYEEMFAREDLDIVSVCTHAPLHAPVAIAAAKEGIHVLCEKPLSVDLETADQMHTACREAGVHLAVSHQFRFTPLFRHAKSLVDAGKIGELRSIREVGKGREAGFELMEMGVHYFDEMDFFLNGISWIQAHITYQGHDVTEADIMHSSELCKTDRRDNGIVAGDTMLVHIGGGNSAYGIMELYCREPRHGWMMGPHLLGSEGQLMVKPHPDTGIDEMWYCPFDVSFAAHTPAWEQIELDPSAFLISGKPWQSRHTIWSAKNIRDAILNENQPELGGRNALTSLECVSATYVSHFNGQKVQLPLKERSHPLVTRLNTGAKN; this comes from the coding sequence ATGACATTACGGGCGGGAATTGTCGGTTGTGGTGGGATTAGTCGCAGTCACGCTGGCGCGCATGCGAACTTGGAGGCGGTCGATCTCGTCGCGATGTGCGACATCAATCGCGATGCGCTCAACAACCGCGCCGACGAATACGGTGTCTCAAACCGATACACCGATTACGAGGAGATGTTCGCGCGCGAGGACCTCGATATCGTGAGTGTGTGTACACACGCACCGTTACATGCTCCGGTTGCGATTGCTGCTGCAAAAGAAGGTATTCACGTTTTATGTGAGAAGCCGTTGTCTGTTGATTTAGAAACCGCCGACCAGATGCACACGGCATGTCGTGAGGCGGGTGTGCACTTGGCGGTCAGTCACCAATTCCGATTTACGCCGCTTTTTCGGCACGCGAAATCTCTGGTTGATGCCGGTAAAATTGGTGAACTCCGTTCCATTCGTGAAGTTGGTAAGGGACGTGAAGCCGGATTCGAGTTGATGGAAATGGGGGTCCACTATTTTGACGAGATGGATTTCTTCTTAAACGGTATCTCTTGGATTCAGGCGCATATTACATATCAGGGACACGATGTGACAGAGGCGGATATTATGCACAGCAGTGAGTTGTGCAAAACCGACCGACGCGACAACGGTATCGTTGCCGGAGATACGATGCTCGTGCATATCGGTGGTGGAAACAGTGCCTACGGTATCATGGAACTCTACTGTCGCGAGCCCAGACACGGTTGGATGATGGGACCGCACCTACTCGGTTCAGAGGGACAATTGATGGTAAAACCGCACCCCGACACCGGTATAGATGAAATGTGGTATTGTCCCTTTGATGTGTCTTTTGCAGCGCATACACCCGCATGGGAACAGATAGAGCTTGACCCATCGGCGTTTCTTATCTCCGGAAAACCGTGGCAGTCGCGCCACACCATCTGGAGTGCGAAAAATATACGAGACGCAATTCTTAACGAAAACCAACCAGAACTCGGTGGACGCAACGCGCTTACATCTCTTGAATGTGTCAGCGCAACCTATGTCTCCCATTTCAACGGACAAAAGGTACAACTGCCGTTAAAGGAGCGGAGTCATCCGCTTGTAACACGTCTTAACACAGGAGCAAAGAACTAA
- a CDS encoding ABC transporter permease subunit: MLWTLTRREILTNLMTFRFCVAVIACLLLVLASTIVLTNDYARRLARYNADVIKHHQSNFSAKTYSYFRPELDKPPNPLSIFNQGLEKRAASSVRILRGEVPYLWKSHRDSDYDNPFQRLLAELDIVSIFQILLSLLALVFAYDAIAGEREAGTLRLMLANSVSRGLILFSKYMGAMVCLLLPFLLSFLFALVFQLLSGVTHYKFDDFIRIGGIFVASLVYVSTFYLIGLLISSVTRHIATSLILSIFVWIAFTFIYPNVSLFMVNRFVDIEEKLEQTNREIDQIWEQFYREVEQQRDPLEKVPATGSHGRTNRSRDCSYIAPEFEPAISAAKAYYQFLVPLRIRTGEKIWSVRKHAFAETYLRKYAVARNTLRFSPTGLYQLTTEAWAGTGLFRAEDFFKQARQYRQAVLDYFYGKKAFSSRLWFASDKGNASWDDVPRFSYRPPNALGNANRALPDLLMLFILNPLLFMIAFTVFSRQEI; encoded by the coding sequence ATGCTTTGGACGCTGACTCGACGCGAAATTTTGACCAATCTTATGACATTTCGCTTCTGTGTGGCGGTTATCGCATGCCTTTTGTTGGTACTGGCGAGTACCATCGTCTTAACAAACGATTACGCTCGGCGATTGGCTCGCTATAACGCGGATGTCATAAAACACCATCAGAGTAACTTCAGTGCCAAAACTTATTCGTACTTTAGACCAGAATTGGATAAACCTCCCAATCCGTTGAGTATTTTCAACCAAGGACTTGAAAAGCGCGCAGCAAGTTCCGTTCGGATTCTCCGTGGTGAGGTGCCATACCTCTGGAAATCCCATCGCGACTCGGATTATGATAACCCATTTCAACGCCTTCTTGCAGAACTGGATATTGTCTCCATCTTCCAGATTCTTTTGAGTCTACTCGCACTCGTTTTCGCCTACGATGCAATAGCAGGCGAGCGTGAGGCTGGCACCTTGCGTCTTATGCTCGCAAATTCAGTAAGTCGTGGTTTAATTCTTTTCTCAAAATATATGGGAGCGATGGTGTGTCTTCTCCTGCCGTTTCTTCTCAGTTTCTTATTTGCCCTGGTATTCCAACTCCTATCTGGGGTTACGCATTACAAGTTTGATGACTTTATCCGAATCGGCGGCATCTTTGTGGCTTCCCTTGTCTATGTCTCAACTTTCTACTTGATCGGCTTACTCATCTCAAGCGTGACACGTCATATAGCGACATCGCTGATCCTTTCAATCTTCGTGTGGATAGCCTTTACGTTCATTTACCCGAATGTAAGCCTCTTCATGGTAAATCGCTTCGTTGATATAGAAGAAAAACTGGAGCAGACGAATCGCGAAATTGACCAAATTTGGGAACAATTCTATCGGGAGGTAGAGCAACAGCGCGACCCGCTTGAAAAGGTCCCGGCCACCGGGTCGCATGGCCGGACTAACCGTTCCAGAGACTGCTCCTACATTGCACCAGAGTTTGAACCGGCAATCTCTGCTGCTAAAGCCTATTACCAGTTTTTAGTGCCGCTCCGTATTCGTACAGGAGAAAAAATCTGGTCGGTGAGAAAGCACGCGTTTGCCGAGACTTACCTCCGAAAATACGCCGTAGCACGGAATACTCTGAGGTTTTCACCTACCGGACTGTATCAACTCACAACAGAGGCTTGGGCAGGTACCGGATTGTTCCGGGCGGAGGATTTCTTCAAGCAAGCCAGACAGTACCGTCAAGCGGTGTTAGACTATTTTTACGGAAAAAAGGCGTTCAGTTCACGGTTGTGGTTTGCCAGCGACAAAGGCAATGCCAGTTGGGATGATGTACCAAGGTTTTCTTATCGTCCACCGAATGCTTTGGGCAATGCCAACCGTGCCTTACCCGATTTGCTAATGCTTTTCATCCTTAACCCGTTGCTATTTATGATAGCCTTCACTGTTTTCAGCAGGCAGGAGATATAA
- a CDS encoding ABC transporter permease subunit encodes MLWHIVKRELFEQMSSLRFAFAMFLTVFLMIVNALGHIDDSKTQQAEYGREVSVYLAKLEQNSGNLYKLVVDGPGELHKKPSPLSFCAHGSENNLPRLASGKRAGWGRNPVIDGKSYSVSGIWRLKYGGFPPMKATDIFPTFLKIDWILIISNVLSFLALVFTFDAISGEVAHGTLRLTLSNSVARRTVLTGKFLSSFISLGTVFTSGVLVNVLLLYLSGVLQLSVQEWSRIGSIFVVGLVYISVFIALGIFISTLVNNASTSLVILLLVWVIWVILVPSMLGTIMGGLNRPSVRGDPSPAYFIHDGLLGRYKARGLDAEAPTRVHPPTPATLLWAEFLSEEAREGTKLNKAYLNAQINQIQIAREFNRISPTAIAQYAIESLAGTGFQRHLNFLKNAERYADEFNDFLISADRSDPDSLHVLFVREGMSDKPVPFESIPKFQDRVRLEDAFKGAILDMMLLLLFFTVLFAAAHVSFQRKEI; translated from the coding sequence ATGCTCTGGCATATTGTGAAACGGGAATTATTTGAACAGATGAGCAGTCTCCGCTTCGCATTCGCGATGTTCCTCACTGTCTTTCTGATGATTGTCAACGCCTTGGGCCACATTGACGATTCTAAAACTCAACAAGCAGAGTATGGACGTGAGGTTTCAGTGTACTTGGCAAAACTGGAACAGAATAGCGGCAATCTCTATAAACTCGTTGTAGATGGTCCCGGCGAACTTCACAAGAAACCTTCACCGCTCTCTTTCTGTGCACACGGTAGCGAAAATAATCTGCCAAGGCTTGCATCAGGGAAGCGCGCAGGATGGGGAAGAAATCCTGTTATTGATGGAAAATCTTATAGCGTCTCTGGTATATGGAGATTGAAATATGGTGGGTTTCCACCAATGAAGGCGACAGACATTTTCCCAACGTTTTTAAAAATCGACTGGATCCTCATCATTTCCAATGTCCTCAGTTTCCTCGCGCTTGTTTTTACATTCGACGCGATTTCGGGTGAAGTGGCGCATGGAACGCTTCGATTGACGTTATCCAATTCTGTTGCGCGTCGGACAGTACTCACCGGTAAATTCTTAAGCAGTTTTATCAGTCTCGGTACCGTGTTTACAAGTGGTGTCTTGGTTAATGTCCTACTACTATATCTCTCTGGAGTGCTTCAACTCAGTGTCCAAGAATGGAGCAGAATCGGCAGTATTTTCGTTGTAGGTTTGGTATATATCTCTGTCTTTATTGCCTTAGGGATCTTCATATCCACGCTCGTTAACAACGCCTCAACAAGCCTCGTAATTCTGTTGCTTGTATGGGTGATTTGGGTTATCCTCGTCCCATCAATGCTTGGCACAATCATGGGTGGATTGAACCGGCCGTCGGTCCGCGGCGACCCCAGTCCAGCGTATTTCATACATGATGGACTCTTAGGACGCTACAAAGCGCGTGGGTTAGATGCCGAAGCCCCAACTCGCGTCCATCCACCGACACCAGCAACATTGCTCTGGGCAGAGTTTCTAAGTGAGGAGGCGAGAGAAGGGACAAAGTTAAATAAAGCGTACCTAAATGCACAAATAAACCAAATTCAGATTGCAAGAGAATTCAATCGAATCTCACCGACTGCGATTGCCCAGTACGCAATTGAATCTCTCGCTGGAACCGGGTTCCAAAGACATCTGAATTTCTTGAAAAATGCCGAGCGTTATGCCGATGAATTCAACGATTTCCTTATCTCAGCTGACCGATCGGATCCAGACAGCCTACACGTCCTCTTTGTTAGAGAAGGCATGTCCGATAAGCCTGTTCCCTTTGAAAGCATTCCTAAATTTCAGGACCGGGTGCGTTTAGAGGATGCCTTCAAGGGTGCGATTCTGGACATGATGCTGTTATTGCTCTTTTTTACAGTGTTATTTGCAGCGGCGCACGTCTCATTTCAGCGCAAAGAGATATAA
- a CDS encoding fumarylacetoacetate hydrolase family protein: protein MKLAFFNDYQLGVITEDGIVDISGALSGVSYHTPQELIRTVIEDFDNLRPAIEGAVESGTAIAIDSVSFNAPVPRPGQLVCLAGNYIEPDSPSRGDFNAFLKSPTGIIATKGRVELPEADVTVFHFEPELAIVIGKTAKHLSEDNALDCVFGYTQFIDVSARGLPGGFFLGKSWHTFAPMGPAIVTADEVGDGNALGVQLWINDGLQHDFSTNSMARFIPELLAEVTNVVTLEPGDIVSTGTHHEALTAIGDGDTVRLSVEGFGADLTVSVSDPLKRTTWRG from the coding sequence ATGAAACTTGCCTTTTTTAATGATTATCAACTCGGTGTAATAACAGAAGACGGGATCGTTGACATCAGCGGGGCACTCAGTGGTGTTTCCTACCATACACCGCAAGAACTCATACGGACGGTGATTGAGGATTTTGATAATCTACGTCCGGCTATAGAGGGCGCGGTTGAAAGCGGCACTGCCATCGCTATAGACAGTGTCAGTTTTAATGCACCCGTTCCGCGTCCGGGACAGCTCGTCTGCCTTGCGGGGAATTACATTGAACCCGATAGTCCGTCGCGTGGGGATTTCAATGCCTTTCTGAAGTCACCAACCGGTATCATTGCCACGAAGGGGAGGGTGGAACTTCCGGAAGCGGACGTGACCGTGTTTCACTTCGAGCCGGAATTAGCGATTGTGATTGGTAAAACGGCAAAGCATCTATCGGAAGATAACGCGTTAGATTGTGTCTTTGGTTACACGCAATTTATTGATGTCTCTGCGCGCGGGTTGCCCGGTGGTTTCTTCTTAGGAAAAAGCTGGCACACGTTTGCACCGATGGGTCCAGCGATCGTTACGGCTGACGAAGTCGGAGATGGGAACGCTCTCGGCGTGCAACTCTGGATTAACGACGGTCTCCAGCACGATTTCTCTACAAATTCCATGGCACGCTTTATCCCTGAATTGCTCGCAGAGGTGACCAATGTCGTAACCTTAGAGCCGGGTGATATTGTATCGACAGGAACGCACCATGAGGCACTCACTGCAATTGGAGACGGAGACACGGTCAGACTGTCCGTAGAAGGTTTCGGTGCAGACTTAACCGTGAGTGTGAGCGATCCACTCAAGCGGACAACGTGGCGCGGTTAA
- a CDS encoding TonB-dependent receptor, translated as MAFSKSLFRTFNCILIGWLLLTFGNALADSEEEPLQMEPIEVIGVTPLHGVGLPKNKVPANIQTTTYTEIDDAQSLSLTEFINLNLGSVHVNEAQNNPFQPDIRFRGFTASPLLGLPQGLATYQDGIRVNELFGDTVNWDVIPQSAIASINLMPGSNPLFGLNTLGGALSLRTKTGFTHPGHAVKVYGGSFTRRAVEFSSGGHNQRLSYFLSGNLFTEDGWRDFSPSDVRQLFGNIGWEQDTTHLNLSLTLADNELLGNGALPIQLLETRRDAVFTHPDRTENNMLLANLRSSHALSNSVMLASTVYYRRTNIETFNGDDTDFEPCEDAENEGFLCLEEGTEEERVRDQFGNEVRLTENGSNDEGDEDDDDDESGFNATNNTSQTRQGGYGATLQATFTNPIINRENQFITGASFDSGGALFNSETELASLTPDRGTVGSGIFESESFVDVEVGVQNIGIYATNTFSITPQLGLTLSGRYNRTEIALRDQIGVELDGDHTFDRFNPAAGLTYQFHRALSFYGSYSESSRVPTPVELTCADPDAPCRLPNAFVADPPLDQVVTKTWETGLRGRLGRMDWNADFFRATSFDDLIFISSGALTNEGYFQNIAQTLRQGVEFSIGGTFFNRLHGLINYTFISATFETDLTVSSPNHPEAEGGEIDVVKGDRIPSVPQHNLKADITYAVTDALSLGTNILFNSSQIFRGDEGNLIDQIPGYSIVNLRAKYTFWDHLSIFAKVNNLFDETYETFGLFGEADEVLGDDFEDSRFLSPGAPRAAWIGLEAIF; from the coding sequence ATGGCATTCTCAAAGAGTCTATTCAGAACCTTCAACTGTATACTTATCGGGTGGCTTCTACTCACCTTCGGGAATGCTTTGGCGGATTCCGAGGAAGAACCGCTGCAGATGGAACCGATCGAGGTAATCGGTGTAACACCACTTCACGGTGTGGGGCTTCCGAAAAATAAGGTTCCTGCCAATATCCAAACGACGACTTACACTGAAATTGACGATGCCCAAAGCTTAAGCCTCACCGAGTTCATTAACCTTAATCTCGGCAGCGTTCACGTTAACGAGGCGCAAAATAATCCTTTCCAACCCGATATTCGTTTTCGCGGCTTCACGGCTTCCCCATTACTCGGACTGCCTCAAGGGTTAGCCACCTATCAGGATGGCATTCGTGTCAACGAACTATTTGGGGACACAGTGAACTGGGATGTCATTCCGCAATCCGCAATTGCCAGTATCAACCTGATGCCCGGTTCAAATCCACTTTTCGGTTTGAATACGCTCGGCGGTGCGCTTTCGTTAAGGACTAAGACGGGTTTCACACATCCCGGGCACGCAGTAAAGGTCTATGGGGGTTCATTCACACGGAGAGCCGTTGAGTTTTCCAGTGGGGGTCATAATCAGAGATTGAGTTACTTCCTGAGCGGCAATCTTTTTACAGAAGATGGCTGGCGCGATTTTTCTCCTTCGGATGTCAGGCAACTGTTTGGCAACATCGGTTGGGAACAAGACACTACCCACCTGAACCTGAGTCTAACCTTGGCAGACAATGAACTTTTAGGAAATGGAGCACTACCGATTCAACTCCTTGAAACAAGACGTGATGCGGTGTTTACACATCCAGATAGGACGGAGAACAACATGCTCCTTGCGAACTTGCGCAGCAGCCATGCTTTATCTAATAGTGTGATGTTGGCGAGTACAGTCTACTATCGACGCACTAATATTGAGACCTTTAATGGAGACGATACAGACTTTGAACCGTGCGAAGACGCTGAAAACGAGGGTTTCCTATGCCTTGAGGAAGGCACAGAAGAGGAACGTGTGAGGGACCAGTTTGGAAACGAGGTCCGTCTCACTGAAAATGGTTCTAATGATGAGGGCGATGAGGACGACGATGACGATGAAAGCGGATTCAATGCGACAAATAACACAAGTCAAACTCGACAAGGTGGTTACGGTGCGACCTTACAGGCAACCTTCACCAATCCGATCATCAACCGTGAAAATCAGTTCATCACCGGTGCCAGCTTCGATAGTGGCGGTGCCCTGTTCAACTCCGAAACGGAACTGGCGAGTCTAACACCGGATCGCGGCACAGTCGGTAGCGGTATTTTTGAAAGCGAATCTTTTGTGGATGTTGAGGTAGGGGTACAGAACATAGGTATTTATGCAACAAACACCTTCTCCATCACACCGCAACTGGGGCTCACGCTGTCTGGACGTTATAACAGAACAGAGATTGCATTGCGGGACCAGATAGGTGTTGAACTCGACGGAGACCATACCTTTGACCGCTTCAACCCAGCGGCGGGATTGACGTATCAGTTCCACCGCGCACTTTCATTTTATGGAAGTTACAGTGAGTCTTCGCGTGTCCCCACGCCTGTGGAACTCACTTGCGCCGATCCGGATGCCCCGTGCAGGTTACCGAACGCATTTGTCGCCGATCCGCCGTTGGATCAGGTAGTAACGAAGACGTGGGAGACGGGACTGCGTGGTAGATTAGGCAGAATGGATTGGAACGCAGATTTCTTTCGCGCGACGAGTTTTGATGACCTGATTTTCATCAGCAGCGGCGCGCTTACCAACGAAGGCTATTTTCAGAATATCGCTCAGACGCTTCGTCAAGGCGTTGAATTCAGTATCGGCGGAACTTTTTTTAACCGACTACACGGTCTGATCAATTATACCTTCATTTCAGCGACTTTCGAGACCGATCTGACAGTTAGCAGTCCAAACCATCCAGAAGCGGAGGGTGGAGAGATTGACGTGGTGAAAGGCGACCGCATTCCGAGTGTCCCACAACATAACCTCAAAGCGGACATCACGTATGCCGTAACCGATGCGTTGTCCTTGGGAACGAACATCCTCTTCAATTCCAGTCAGATCTTCAGAGGCGACGAGGGGAACTTGATTGACCAGATCCCAGGCTACAGCATCGTTAACCTACGCGCCAAGTATACGTTCTGGGATCATCTCTCCATCTTTGCTAAGGTGAACAACCTTTTCGATGAAACGTATGAAACCTTTGGACTGTTTGGAGAGGCGGACGAAGTGTTAGGAGACGACTTCGAGGATTCACGCTTTCTCTCCCCCGGTGCGCCCCGCGCTGCATGGATCGGACTCGAAGCAATATTTTAA
- a CDS encoding phytanoyl-CoA dioxygenase family protein, which translates to MNINQKQPTPLSSEQMDQWENDGYLLLKDVVPESAINGVRDSFAGVVDGIIRELKADGIIEDEGSDLPFETRFTQVAGEHASRFGRSWRNQVATPEVFELHHAPRLVDAIGQLTGTDVIGHPVFNARPKLPGQQLTVVPWHQDSGYFGTVSETSLIPTAWIPLVPVDESNGCLQVVAGSHRLGVVNHHTEEREGKFLEVMDELIENSRVVTCPMELGDALVFHNLTLHRSLPHTTSEIVRWAIDIRYLRDGDHPGTIYWQDPDFKWVIRSETQPVTPVTQWLEMW; encoded by the coding sequence ATGAATATCAATCAAAAACAGCCGACCCCGCTATCATCTGAACAGATGGATCAGTGGGAAAACGACGGATATTTACTCCTAAAAGACGTTGTCCCAGAATCTGCCATCAATGGTGTGCGGGACAGTTTTGCTGGCGTGGTAGACGGCATAATTCGTGAATTGAAAGCGGACGGGATTATTGAAGATGAAGGATCAGACCTCCCGTTTGAAACGCGATTTACGCAAGTCGCTGGTGAACACGCCAGTCGCTTCGGTCGCTCGTGGCGTAACCAAGTTGCGACACCGGAGGTTTTCGAGCTGCACCACGCCCCGCGTCTCGTGGACGCTATCGGTCAACTCACAGGCACGGATGTGATCGGACATCCCGTCTTCAATGCCCGTCCGAAACTACCCGGTCAGCAATTGACTGTTGTCCCGTGGCATCAAGACAGTGGCTATTTCGGCACTGTGAGTGAAACTTCGCTCATTCCGACTGCATGGATACCGTTGGTGCCAGTAGATGAGAGCAACGGTTGTTTGCAAGTGGTTGCAGGTTCGCATCGGTTAGGTGTGGTAAACCATCACACAGAAGAACGGGAAGGGAAGTTTCTCGAGGTGATGGATGAGCTTATCGAGAATTCTCGTGTCGTGACATGCCCAATGGAATTAGGAGATGCCTTAGTGTTCCACAATCTGACGCTCCACCGATCTCTGCCGCATACCACAAGCGAAATCGTCCGTTGGGCGATTGACATCCGTTATCTCCGTGACGGGGATCATCCGGGCACAATTTACTGGCAGGACCCCGATTTCAAGTGGGTTATCCGTAGCGAAACGCAGCCCGTGACACCCGTTACACAATGGCTTGAAATGTGGTAA